TCAATAATCATGTAGATCTTGTAATCACCTTCCATTCTGGTGGTAAAGAAGAATGGGGTACTAAATTTCAAGATAATGGGGGAAGAATAATTTCAGTCAAAGTTATTCCCAGAAGCATCAACCACGTCAGGTAAAATGAGATTTTATAATAGTCCTAGTTGTCAACTCAAAGCTACCAAGTTCGTTTTAAATTGAGTAAAAGTAAGAAAACCAAAATATTTATGTGTCAATGTTCTTCTGCTAATATGCCTTCAAAAccttttcaatttgaaatttttatttcggCCCATAACTTGAAGATGGAGGTAGAATAACTTTATAATATCAAATATGCTGATACACTGTAAATTAGTTAAAAAAACATTTAGAATGGTCTTaatctgaaaaattaataaaattccaATAAAGACAGAAGAATCAGTCAATTGAATTCTATTgtcaggaaaaaaataaatataattaattTAGAAATACATCCAACAGGCTAGAAGATCCTTCATTTTCGAAGGATTTCTCTTGAAAtaccataataaaatgaatttcttaAATATTAAGGCTAAAAACACCACTCTTCACATATTGATAAGTTGAATCGGTACTACCCACCTCTGTCTGTTATTGGTTCTAACCTCCCTTTTGTCCAATTGACGACTGACGTacatttgtttacatttgcgtTTGGTAAACGTAAAAAATTTCGCGGCcttaagctacattcacaatcaattcacgggccgaagtgcacttcggcacggaagcttagcagatggcgttctccgttaccattcacaatgaaattcaagacaaaatttcttgcaagttgcaaactatcacttcggcaaggaatttcgtgccggctatagatgatgctgatgcttatgttttgatcagttacatttttgattcatttgagtatttggttccaagattattgcgaatggtaaatttcgtgccgaagtgcacttcggcccgctaattgattgtgaatgcagctttagatATGCAGCAGTTCGTTCACAGATAGCGAATTCCCAATcctctgaatcagctgatttttcTCCTAGATATCTCTCACTAGATACTTTTGAATTTAGTCCATAATATACCAATAATGAGAGATTGCATTTTCGGCTGGTGAAATTCTTTAATGAATGAGTTGAAGTTGTCCACAGAGAATGAAAGGTTTAAAATACAAATTCAGCATATTAGGTTCCAAATATAAAGCTGGCAATATGTGTATTAAATTGGttttttgaggaaaaaatatttctttcagcGGTCTGGACTGTAGCCAAGGTGCAGATTTAATGGAAATACCCCTTAAGGTGCCCCAAAATGGATTagatattatttattcatacTCTGTAACTTTCATTCGAAATGATGATGTTAAATGGTCCTCCCGGTGGGACTATATTCTGGAATCTATGCCAAATATGAATATTCAGTGGTTCAGCATACTCAATTCTCTCGTTATTGTATTATTCTTGTCTGGTATGGTAGCTATGATATTACTGAGGACTTTACACAAAGATATAGCTAGGTATAATCAAATTGATAGTGGGGAAGATGCCCAAGTAAGTATACATTAAACATTTTTCAGTCCCTATATCGTAAAGCCAGGGTTGATTGTTGGTTGTTCAACTGAGGGAGGAAATTAAAAtggattttcaaatgaaattgcCAGCAGTCAACTACACACTTAATCAAAAAGTATTAACTTGTTGAAATAATACAGTCATAAAACCAACTCAAAGTTTCAATATAGTTttgtttccattgaaaaaattttctttacaGGAAGAATTTGGATGGAAATTGGTTCATGGAGATGTCTTCAGACCGCCTCGGAAAGGAATGCTCCTTTCTGTTCTGCTTGGTTCTGGCGTGCAAGTGTTCTGCATGACTTTGGTAACTCTAGCATTTGCTTGTCTTGGATTTTTGAGTCCTGCCAATAGGGGTGCCCTTATGTCTTGTGCCATGATTTTATATGTCTTGCTGGGTTCACCTGCAGGATATACTTCTGCAAGAATTTACAAGAGCTTTGGTGGTGAAAAATGGAAGTCCAATGTCTTACTCACTTCAATGCTTTGCTCTGGGTATGTTGATGAAAGTTCTATCAGAAAATTTTCCCTGAGAATCACTTGATAGTTAACTCATGGTTTAACTGCAAATGAGTTCATCGGGAAAGGGTCATTGCAAATTTACTATATCAAGATAAtggtgaaaaatcaaatgaactATGAAATTAAAACCTTGAATGAAGAATCCTGGTTTTTTGTAATCCGTTATAGGATAAATTTATTTCCAGAATTGTTTTTGGACTTTTCTTTGTGATGAATTTGGTGCTGTGGAGTAAAGGAAGCTCCGCAGCCATCCCATTCAGTACCCTGGTAGGACTGCTCTCAATGTGGTTATTGGTGTCAGTTCCACTTACTTTTGTAGGGGCATTCTTTGGATTCAGGAAGAGGGTAAGTTGCCTTGCTATTTATATATTGAACAATCAATTAAAttttgtcaaaaatatttttatttattttcaaaacattCGCCTTCAAGATTTATACACTTTTGCAAGCaattaaatcaatttttttagtcAGAAAATGATGGCATGAAAGCATGCTTTTTGCAGGTCTCATATGCTTTTTCGAGCGAGAAAGTCGTTGTTCGCGCAGTTAATCTTCGAAGaaacaagaagaaatattcattttttattcaaattctCTCCTATCAAAGGAAGTGTTACTTCCCCATTTCGGCCATTATTTTTGAGAATCCCAGTAACTTTTAATCTGTTGAGTTTTTACCCATGGTGTGGTGCACTGTTGAAATTGTCATCAAATCAGATATCTTGCGATGCGAAGATATACCTGATGTGCCATTTAAATTAAAAAAGTAGTATGTAGTAGTTGTAGAGCTATGAAAATGTTTTAGGGAGTAAGAACATAATCGAAAGTCAAAACGTGCAAATTTTCAGCTCAAAATTATGATTAGttctccataaacgtctaaCATCTATGCCATCGTGGTAAATCACCCTGTAGTCCTATGATGACCACAAATTTCTGCACTGCATCGGTTTTTTTTGACACAACTGCACTATTCTTGAGTTAAACCACTGTTAGTGGTCATGATAAATCAGAACATGAAACTTCTTGCGAGTTAATTCCATTTTTTGGCTAGGATGAAATTTTTAACGAGAAAGATATTACCCGCACATTAAAACGCCATGTATACTATAAATGTCGAACTTCAAGATGGCAATGCCAGATTTCGCCTGGCAATACCATTGCCAGTTCTCAACACATAAATAGCAACCCTCGTAATGTTCTGTTTTCATCTCCGTTTGTTATATAATAACTAAATTATGCAAAACTTCAATGATAATGATTTTATAGTTGaaaattattctcaataaaatataaaattttcttgTTTCAGCCCTTAGAACACCCAGTAAGGACAAATCAAATTCCAAGATTGATTCCTGAACAATCTGTATATACTCAACCACTCCCAGGAATTGTGATGGGGGGTATCTTACCCTTTGGCTGCATATTCATTCAGCTCTTCTTCATAATGAACTCAATATGGTCATGGCATATGTATTACATGTTTGGATTTCTCTTCCTGGTGTTCATCATACTTGTCATAACATGTGCCGAAACCACAATCCTCTTGTGTTATTTCCACCTTTGTGCTGAAGACTACCACTGGTGGTGGCGTTCATATCTAACATCGGGATTCACGTCAGTGTATCTTTTCCTGTATTGTTGCCATTATTTCTTCAGCAAGTTGCAGATAGAGGATTTAGCATCTGCATTTCTTTACTTCGGATACACCCTGATCATGGTGTTCTTATTCAATTTGCTGACTGGAACAATTGGTTTTTTCGCTTGTTTCTGGTTCATAAGGAAGATATATAGTGTGGTGAAAGTGGACTGAGCAATTAATTTATTGCAATTTCAGGAATTTCCTTTGAATCTACTTGGTATTTTGCATTGAATCTGAGGAGGCTatctattgaaaatattcatattattttgtatttttatcaAGAAAATTAGGAAATATGATATTTCAGTAAGAGATGATCTCTTCAAGTTTATATAGgcaatattgaaataataatatgtgACTGTGACAAATTTGTATATAGCTGGAGGCAATGTAAAATAAACAAGAAGTTTGTTTTGTTTCCTTGTTCTTATTGAGAATAtacaaaataatgaatgaacATGCGAAACTATATATTGTGTATGACTGTATTTGATAGCTGTTGACTTACTGCAAAGGCAATTTATTCACCTCTTAAATTTCAAGTCGTGGTAAAATTCTTCTAGGGAATATTTGATATGCATCATTGCTTCATTTGAGACATGAGTTTGGGGTGAAGTATCAAGTTTGATTGCATTGCCTTACGATTACTCATAATTGTTTCACATTTGTTCAGTGTTTTCCTTCTGCACAAATGCAATGAATTTGCACTCGATTGAGCCttctttattttccaataaaatcCTGTGTAATCGAGGTATCAccaaatttttttgtattatcAATATATTTAGATCAAATCAAATATTTGTGCAATCAAAATTCAGTTCAATATTTATattaagaaattattttttattttgtagtgGAATTTCCAATATAATCTCAGAGTCCAGATATATATTTATGTAATTTAGATAACTTTAAATAAAGCGTCTACTtaaggaacatttttttatttgtttatgtATAACGCTACTGTCATGTCTTCCCAAAGATTATATAGTgtgttttttccttttttttgtcCACTTCTGAAATGTGGATGTAAATAAACTTTTGCATCATATCCTGGATTTTATTTGCGACTGTTCTTACATTCATTATCCTGTAGCTAGAAACGGGTTGGCCTTATCCCAACCCTTCATCATTATAGATCTACCCTACTAATGTTCGTTTGCAAAGGCTTATTTCGCAACAGAAGTAGGAGAAGTAATAAGCTAAACCTGCTTCAAATTCGTTGAGGCAAGAAACTTTTGTCTCGTTCGGGAAATACTTAATGCACGATTTAGGACCAGTATTTCTTCTACGACTTTTTTTTCGCCTAAATCATTTTTGGAACGGCAATCAGTGCAAGATAGAAGGAAAAAACAAAAGGAGAATAAAATTGCGAACACGTGTGGGGAAAGTAATACTTTCCTGCATGCTATGCCGTTGACTCAAATGGCGCCAAGCGGAAAAGACACTACACGTGAGTTGGGAACAGTTTTTCGCGCATCATCATTGTAGTTCGAAAGTATCACTTTTCCGCACTTGTTGGCGAAATTACTATTTTCCACTTCCATGTGTTTCTACCTAACCTAGGTAGTGTCATAGAAAAATTTACTGCTCCTAAGTCAtgcacatacagggtgtctgtaaacaaatgcgaagaacagATAAGacccccttatgattttccttcgaaaattattttcgtgggatagattttcgaaaaataaaattctcttatggttttccattcaattctggagaaaaaagtctcttgtaGAATTTCGGTAGTTCCTTTCCAAGATaaagcctttggaaggcgatgacgagttgacagtttttaatttttttatgggttcTAAGAAACATTaggtcataaaactatacataatatgaagcactaagtagatggttactcacacatttttttttcatttttgataaCCTTATTAtcaagggttgaaaataacaaccccttatgattttccttcaaaaattattttcgtgggatagattttcgaaaaataaaattctcttatggttttccattcaattctggagaaaaaagtctcttgtaGATTTTCGGTAG
The nucleotide sequence above comes from Coccinella septempunctata chromosome 4, icCocSept1.1, whole genome shotgun sequence. Encoded proteins:
- the LOC123311498 gene encoding transmembrane 9 superfamily member 2: MLEKTSCFFFFCAISCISGFYLPGLAPVNFCKKSEEMNNCKSEVLLYVNRLNTEEMVMPYEYSYFDFCQVPGNISNPTENLGQVVFGERIKASPYKISFMENVTCAQVCKKHYNSGDSNAEYALKTLRNGIIFNYQHHWIVDNMPVTNCRLDSDLKNQVCTTGFPMGCYVKNGRNTCPMKLDRADAYYINNHVDLVITFHSGGKEEWGTKFQDNGGRIISVKVIPRSINHVSGLDCSQGADLMEIPLKVPQNGLDIIYSYSVTFIRNDDVKWSSRWDYILESMPNMNIQWFSILNSLVIVLFLSGMVAMILLRTLHKDIARYNQIDSGEDAQEEFGWKLVHGDVFRPPRKGMLLSVLLGSGVQVFCMTLVTLAFACLGFLSPANRGALMSCAMILYVLLGSPAGYTSARIYKSFGGEKWKSNVLLTSMLCSGIVFGLFFVMNLVLWSKGSSAAIPFSTLVGLLSMWLLVSVPLTFVGAFFGFRKRPLEHPVRTNQIPRLIPEQSVYTQPLPGIVMGGILPFGCIFIQLFFIMNSIWSWHMYYMFGFLFLVFIILVITCAETTILLCYFHLCAEDYHWWWRSYLTSGFTSVYLFLYCCHYFFSKLQIEDLASAFLYFGYTLIMVFLFNLLTGTIGFFACFWFIRKIYSVVKVD